A genome region from Populus alba chromosome 5, ASM523922v2, whole genome shotgun sequence includes the following:
- the LOC118029888 gene encoding uncharacterized protein isoform X1 produces MAFAHYLAAVPTEPSNLTKAALFSTSPPPPPPPLSFNKNHFDLTLSSTSLKTKARKLSIFPKFRRIGQKGKAKAKESEVSLAAEAFTNFKHLLLPITDTNPYLSEGTRQAAATAAALAKKYGADITVVVIDERQKESLPEHETQMSSIRWHLAEGGFQEFKLLERLGGGSKPTAIIGEVADDLSLDLVVISMEAIHSKHVDANLLAEFIPCPVLLLPL; encoded by the exons ATGGCCTTTGCTCATTACTTGGCTGCCGTTCCCACTGAACCCTCAAATCTCACAAAAGCTGCACTCTTTAGCAcctccccccctcccccccctcCTCCgctttcttttaataaaaatcactttgatTTAACTTTATCTTCTACTTCACTGAAAACTAAAGCACGCAAGCTATCTATATTTCCCAAATTCCGTCGCATTGGACAGAAAg GAAAGGCGAAGGCGAAAGAATCAGAAGTGAGTTTAGCAGCCGAGGCGTTTACTAATTTCAAGCATTTGTTATTGCCAATTACTGATACGAATCCTTATCTCTCCGAGGGAACTAGACAG gctgctgctactgctgcaGCATTGGCGAAGAAATACGGTGCTGACATTACGGTTGTAG TTATTGATGAGAGGCAGAAAGAGTCGTTGCCTGAGCATGAAACCCAAATGTCTAGCATTCGCTGGCATCTAGCTGAAG gTGGGTTCCAGGAATTCAAGTTGTTGGAGCGACTGGGGGGAGGAAGCAAGCCCACCGCCATAATTGGCGAGGTTGCTGATGACCTAAGCCTGGATTTGGTAGTCATCAGCATGGAGGCAATTCATTCCAAGCATGTGGATGCAAACCTGCTTGCTGAGTTCATCCCCTGCCCTGTCTTACTCTTACCTTTGTAG
- the LOC118029888 gene encoding uncharacterized protein isoform X2, producing the protein MAFAHYLAAVPTEPSNLTKAALFSTSPPPPPPPLSFNKNHFDLTLSSTSLKTKARKLSIFPKFRRIGQKGKAKAKESEAAATAAALAKKYGADITVVVIDERQKESLPEHETQMSSIRWHLAEGGFQEFKLLERLGGGSKPTAIIGEVADDLSLDLVVISMEAIHSKHVDANLLAEFIPCPVLLLPL; encoded by the exons ATGGCCTTTGCTCATTACTTGGCTGCCGTTCCCACTGAACCCTCAAATCTCACAAAAGCTGCACTCTTTAGCAcctccccccctcccccccctcCTCCgctttcttttaataaaaatcactttgatTTAACTTTATCTTCTACTTCACTGAAAACTAAAGCACGCAAGCTATCTATATTTCCCAAATTCCGTCGCATTGGACAGAAAg GAAAGGCGAAGGCGAAAGAATCAGAA gctgctgctactgctgcaGCATTGGCGAAGAAATACGGTGCTGACATTACGGTTGTAG TTATTGATGAGAGGCAGAAAGAGTCGTTGCCTGAGCATGAAACCCAAATGTCTAGCATTCGCTGGCATCTAGCTGAAG gTGGGTTCCAGGAATTCAAGTTGTTGGAGCGACTGGGGGGAGGAAGCAAGCCCACCGCCATAATTGGCGAGGTTGCTGATGACCTAAGCCTGGATTTGGTAGTCATCAGCATGGAGGCAATTCATTCCAAGCATGTGGATGCAAACCTGCTTGCTGAGTTCATCCCCTGCCCTGTCTTACTCTTACCTTTGTAG